In one Silene latifolia isolate original U9 population chromosome 10, ASM4854445v1, whole genome shotgun sequence genomic region, the following are encoded:
- the LOC141606870 gene encoding uncharacterized protein LOC141606870 produces MSIAATLANNRGLDKAMTKAIPLAYASLSRHLLTNPAYGSRSISTTISQPRLMPNQSPSVFKQPYSPISPFFAASRNVSRHFSTDRHLDPYERFMRRTAINWGIKFVPQEEAFVVERFGKFHKVLEAGLHVLVPLVDNISYVHSLKEQTVEIPEQPAVTTDNVSIRVNGVLFVKVIDAERASYGNDNVMYAVIQLAQTVMRSAIGKMPLDKTFMERDTLNANIVEAINDVASQWGLICNRYEIRDIIPPPGIRDSMVMQAAAERRKRAGIIEAEGKRQAQILTSEAAKTDSINRAAGEGEAMQIMGKIIQEPAGQAAIRFKAAQAYVESFNNMANKSKITLIPVALGDSSSMVASSLSIYKNYGLDKHGNNAFQETPTVVVSPTQIEQIGPEVNDEKPVFSLQSPKKN; encoded by the exons ATGTCGATTGCTGCAACACTGGCTAATAATCGCGGTTTGGACAAAGCTATGACCAAGGCTATTCCTCTCGCTTACGCTTCACTTTCTCGTCATCTTCTCACCAATCCTGCATATGGATCCCGCTCAATTTCTACTACTATTTCTCAGCCTCGTTTGATGCCTAATCAATCTCCTTCCGTCTTCAAACAGCCGTATTCTCCGATTTCTCCGTTTTTTGCTGCTTCCCGTAATGTTTCTCGCCATTTTTCCACTGACCGCCATCTCGATCCTTATGAGAG GTTTATGAGGAGGACTGCTATTAATTGGGGGATTAAATTTGTGCCACAAGAAGAAGCATTTGTAGTTGAGCGTTTTGGCAAGTTTCATAAAGTGCTTGAAGCTGGTTTACATGTACTGGTACCTCTTGTCGACAATATTTCTTACGTTCACTCATTGAAAGAACAGACCGTTGAGATCCCAGAGCAGCCAGCGGTTACTACTGACAATGTCAGCATCAGAGTGAATGGTGTATTATTTGTCAAG GTTATTGATGCAGAAAGAGCCTCTTATGGCAACGACAATGTGATGTATGCAGTGATTCAACTCGCGCAAACTGTTATGCGTAGTGCTATCGGTAAAATGCCACTTGACAAAACTTTCATGGAAAGAGATACGTTGAATGCAAATATTGTG GAGGCTATTAATGATGTTGCTTCACAGTGGGGTCTTATCTGCAATCGCTATGAAATAA GGGATATCATTCCACCTCCTGGAATTAGAGACAGTATGGTTATGCAAGCAGCGGCTGAAAGGAGGAAAAGAGCTGGAATTATTGAGGCTGAAG GAAAAAGGCAGGCTCAAATATTGACTTCAGAAGCTGCTAAAACAGATTCAATCAATCGAGCTGCAG GTGAGGGAGAAGCAATGCAAATTATGGGTAAAATCATTCAAGAGCCAGCGGGGCAAGCG GCCATAAGATTTAAGGCGGCACAGGCTTACGTCGAGTCATTCAATAATATGGCCAACAAG TCTAAGATAACATTGATTCCGGTAGCCCTTGGCGATTCTTCTAGCATGGTAGCATCATCTCTTTCTATATACAAGAATTATGGACTGGACAAGCATGGCAATAATGCTTTTCAAGAGACCCCCACAGTAGTTGTTTCTCCAACACAGATTGAACAGATTGGACCTGAAGTAAATGACGAGAAGCCTGTGTTTTCACTTCAAAGTCCTAAGAAGAATTAA